The nucleotide sequence ACTTTGGATGGATAACTATATGGTTGTCTCAAGTTGAAAACCATGGATAGCTTCTCTAGATGAAATAACCAGACAGCTAATACTTTGGATGGATAACTATATGGTTGTCTCataattctggaaaaaaaaaacatacatacaggtAAAACCAGACAGACAGGTGTGTACCAGAACTCATGGCTATCTGACCCAGATTTTTTAGACAGATGCATgagaaaaacaaagaaaacaaaaaaagtccatcaAAATATGTGTATATTTTGACAGAAACTAacaaatatatagatttttactttttaaatcaCCGAAACATAAAACATGAACAGGTTATTAAGCATTGTATTTAGTTGCATACTATGTACAAACACTTATCGTTTATCCTTAAAAAAGCCTTGGTCTGTGTTGCTTTCTTTTATAGTCACAGTCAGAAAATTAGAAGTCACGTCTGTCACTACTACTTTCTCCAGGTTGTCCACTGGTGGCCTCCACGGTTCTTCTTCTGGCTCTCCAAAAATCCTGGCAACCGGAATACGTGCAATAAGAGAAGGTTTCCTCCCATGTGTTAATAGTGCTTCACTGTAGAAGTCAGACACGTGTTCCTCAGAGCTGATCTTAGTTCTAGGAATAACAGCTTCTTTGAAGAGGTCACCCTTGCTCTTTGTCCTATGTAAAGAGGTGTCGGTACTTGACTTTCCATGTCCATGTTGTGTGGTTTGCACAAGTCCATGTTCTTTAGATATGAAACAATGTTCAATCTGACTTGAAGATCCCAAATCTGAGTTTTGTCGCCTTGCAATCTGTATGACGCCATGTGTGGAATGATATTCTAGCGGTCCGGAATCATCTGCTTTGGCAGAATGATTCACCTGCTCAGTCTGACTCGTATGATTGGCAGGCGACATTCTCAAGGACTGAACATTTGCCTTGTGAATAAATTTTGcgtgatgacttttttttttctttttaatctttaAGGGATAATGTTCTCTGACATCTGAGCTTACCAACCTTTCCTTAAAGAGGTCTGCTTGAGTTTCACTACTCTCCTGGGAAGAGGTAGGAACACTCCTTAACCCTTCTCTTGGCCTAGACTGCATGTCTTGAGGAGGATGGCCTGGATATGGAACTCTTAAACCACGTGTGCTCTCACTACGGAATTCATAGGTCTTCGCATTTGCTTTGGCCTGTGCCTGTGAAATTAAAGTAGAATGCCTATTTTTACTTCACCAAGTGGAATAACTTACATCAACAGATCTCCAAAATACATAGTAACATACTGAAGGGGTTTCTagttctttaaagcaaatgtaccaaaacggttactgaattatttttttttgtttttttacgctACCTAATCCCGATggcgtggtccatttttcaaaaagcCACCCGGTTTCCATGATTGGTGCCAGCTTCTTCATGTGCGCTTTggccggctctatgcactggaggttggcccagcacccccagtatAACAATATCCTCTCCCCTCGGTGATGCGACCAGACTTCATTCTAAAGGAGGTCCGTCGCTGAGGAGAGGGGATATTGTTATACTAGGGGCGCCGGGCTATATCCACTGCATAGAGCAGACTAAAgtgcacattaaaaaaaatatataaatatatatcgcGAGAACTAGGCGGCCATCGGGATCTCGACACCTCCAGTGCTATTAGAATCTCCACGCCGGCACCAACTAGGTAGTGTAATAATAAAATTCAGTAAGCGAATTGGTACACTTGCTTTAAAATGAATGGCcaatccttaaagtgacactgtcaccccctttgttcattttgacatctctacacaggtgtaaagggtaaatttagtgtttttcataccttatttcatatcatatgtcatggtgcttgttcaagtaaaaagtgtccttttatcatcagcagattgtattaagtgggcgtggcctcgcggcactagcgccacataaccccgcccacaacggcacaattggccccgccccctcgccgaccattggaacaggttggccgaaaggtctagactccaccccctttacgttggacaaccaatgggcgtcaag is from Dendropsophus ebraccatus isolate aDenEbr1 chromosome 14, aDenEbr1.pat, whole genome shotgun sequence and encodes:
- the CBX8 gene encoding chromobox protein homolog 8, whose protein sequence is MELSAVGERVFAAESLLKRRIRKGRMEYLVKWKGWSQKYSTWEPEENILDARLVAAFEDRERERELYGPKKRGPKPKTFLLKAQAKANAKTYEFRSESTRGLRVPYPGHPPQDMQSRPREGLRSVPTSSQESSETQADLFKERLVSSDVREHYPLKIKKKKKSHHAKFIHKANVQSLRMSPANHTSQTEQVNHSAKADDSGPLEYHSTHGVIQIARRQNSDLGSSSQIEHCFISKEHGLVQTTQHGHGKSSTDTSLHRTKSKGDLFKEAVIPRTKISSEEHVSDFYSEALLTHGRKPSLIARIPVARIFGEPEEEPWRPPVDNLEKVVVTDVTSNFLTVTIKESNTDQGFFKDKR